The following coding sequences lie in one Candidatus Eremiobacterota bacterium genomic window:
- a CDS encoding family 1 glycosylhydrolase gives MLQFGVATADHQCEAYDGRDEIRDVWERVRGLVARGKATDFWNRYPEDIELARGLGCTMFRLSLSWARLEPEPGEWNDEAFAHYRDVLQAIRDAEMSAIVTLVHNTWPLHVQAAGRGAGLLDPGFPDRLASFADEVAKRLGDLIADYVTLNEPDQLVYGWIKGFWMRTYAMPPGQPPYATGDEQMDDVLTLIPNLFRAHAKARDAIRRSRPNARVGTNPLVLGLPRWLQRLIDRNATQLQSPAAAKRQVARFATAAIVEGGRVDCSIAQLTMTLDRQEHSFFSEPYYCTPLAALHASTTALPSEPLTWRGRIAVVAATLPASSVGGWFPAATIAYFDAMPDAVAALRHGDVDAVFDDEVTLREYAGDAFALTPLPRSTQYFAVAMALGSRTLLNIVDRAIRDLRRHHPEMPIADNRKTIAHIGREEAAADSHERVPDMDPAIARIRKRGVLRVGIHSHVPGLCTERTLRQAQGDKKGARYEGLEPDIARRVAQLIFNDSTRVEFVPLRGERRLNATRSSWLHALFTLRKAFGIFTTLLGTNWWNLGLAGKLPEFLCPRECVGALDYVGLDYYWGVPSFWPRELHRLDAASDFNYANAPVWPDALDLIIREAEQDFPGKPIIIIENGCVARVPGFTRADYLRAHVNEVRKAFERGAPVEAYLCWSITSNREWGLRFDDGSDFGLYHIDLDTDPALQRKPTESSSAYAQLIAARPSTSSG, from the coding sequence ATGCTTCAATTCGGTGTCGCAACGGCCGACCATCAATGCGAAGCCTATGACGGGCGCGACGAGATTCGCGACGTTTGGGAGCGAGTACGCGGGCTTGTCGCCCGTGGCAAGGCCACCGACTTTTGGAACCGCTATCCTGAAGACATCGAACTGGCGCGCGGGCTCGGCTGCACGATGTTCAGACTTTCGCTTTCGTGGGCTCGGCTCGAGCCCGAACCCGGCGAGTGGAACGACGAAGCGTTCGCGCATTATCGCGACGTGTTGCAAGCAATTCGCGACGCGGAGATGTCGGCGATCGTCACGCTCGTGCACAACACCTGGCCACTCCACGTCCAGGCCGCCGGTCGTGGCGCCGGGCTGCTCGATCCGGGCTTTCCGGATCGTCTTGCGAGCTTCGCCGATGAAGTCGCAAAGCGGCTCGGCGATCTCATCGCCGACTATGTAACACTCAACGAGCCCGATCAACTCGTCTACGGCTGGATCAAAGGCTTCTGGATGCGTACCTACGCGATGCCGCCTGGGCAGCCGCCCTATGCCACCGGCGACGAACAGATGGACGACGTGCTCACGCTCATTCCAAATCTGTTCCGTGCCCATGCCAAAGCTCGTGACGCGATTCGCCGCAGTCGCCCGAACGCACGAGTAGGCACGAACCCACTTGTCTTGGGCCTTCCTCGATGGCTGCAGCGTTTGATCGACCGCAACGCAACGCAGCTGCAATCGCCCGCGGCCGCAAAGCGGCAAGTGGCCCGCTTTGCGACAGCAGCGATCGTCGAGGGCGGTCGGGTCGATTGCTCGATCGCGCAGCTCACCATGACCTTGGATCGCCAAGAGCACTCGTTTTTTTCAGAGCCGTACTACTGCACGCCGCTTGCCGCTCTGCACGCGAGCACCACTGCTCTTCCCAGCGAGCCCTTGACCTGGCGCGGAAGGATCGCGGTTGTTGCCGCCACGCTGCCGGCGAGCAGCGTCGGGGGCTGGTTTCCGGCGGCAACGATCGCTTACTTCGATGCGATGCCGGATGCAGTCGCAGCGCTGCGCCACGGCGACGTTGATGCGGTCTTCGACGACGAGGTAACGCTGCGGGAATATGCCGGCGACGCGTTTGCGCTCACGCCGCTTCCGCGTTCCACGCAGTATTTTGCGGTCGCGATGGCCTTGGGCAGTCGCACGCTGCTCAACATCGTCGATCGCGCCATTCGCGATCTGCGACGTCACCATCCGGAGATGCCGATCGCCGACAATCGGAAGACGATCGCGCACATCGGTCGCGAAGAAGCTGCCGCCGATTCGCACGAGCGGGTTCCCGACATGGATCCCGCAATCGCGCGCATTCGCAAACGCGGCGTGCTGCGCGTCGGCATCCATTCGCACGTGCCGGGCTTGTGCACGGAACGCACCCTTCGACAGGCTCAGGGTGACAAGAAGGGAGCGCGCTACGAAGGGCTGGAGCCCGATATCGCAAGGCGGGTGGCGCAACTGATTTTCAATGATTCAACGCGCGTTGAGTTCGTACCACTGCGCGGCGAGCGCCGTCTGAACGCGACTCGATCGTCGTGGCTGCACGCGCTCTTTACTCTACGCAAGGCGTTCGGAATCTTTACGACGTTGTTGGGCACCAATTGGTGGAATCTCGGTTTGGCCGGAAAACTGCCGGAGTTTCTCTGTCCGCGCGAATGCGTCGGGGCGCTCGACTACGTCGGTCTCGACTACTATTGGGGGGTTCCGTCGTTTTGGCCGCGCGAGCTGCACCGGCTCGACGCCGCATCCGACTTTAACTATGCTAACGCCCCCGTCTGGCCCGATGCGCTCGACCTTATCATCCGCGAAGCCGAGCAAGACTTTCCCGGCAAGCCCATCATCATCATCGAGAACGGCTGCGTCGCCCGCGTGCCGGGCTTCACTCGCGCGGACTATCTTCGGGCTCACGTTAACGAAGTGCGCAAGGCGTTCGAGCGCGGCGCCCCCGTCGAGGCCTATCTCTGCTGGAGTATCACGTCGAACCGCGAGTGGGGATTGCGGTTCGACGACGGCAGCGATTTCGGTCTCTACCACATCGATCTCGACACCGATCCGGCCCTGCAGCGAAAGCCGACCGAATCGAGTAGCGCGTATGCTCAACTCATTGCCGCTCGTCCTTCGACAAGCTCAGGATGA
- a CDS encoding glutamate decarboxylase: METTIPKHRIPADGLRPDVALQLVEDELMLDGNARQNLATFCQTWFDDGIHKLMDLSIDKNMIDKDEYPATAEIESRCVRLLAHLWNSPAAATTIGCSTTGSSEAAMLGGLALKWKWRERCAQLGKSSDRPNIVTGPVQVCWHKFARYFDVELREVPLERDRLIMTPEEVLARVDENSIGVVPTFGVTFTGHYEPVAQIAESLDNLQRETGLDIPIHVDAASGGFIAPFAQPEIVWDFRLPRVRSINTSGHKFGLAPLGVGWVIWRDASDLPEGLVFHVNYLGGDMPTFALNFSRPGGQVVCQYYLMLRLGMDGYRRIHRNCYDVARHIARRIAALGHFEVLFDGDSGNGIPAVSWTMREDSRAGYSLFDLSDRLRARGWQVAAYSMVPNIADVAVMRVLVRHGFSLDFADALLDDIRRSLEYFKTHPLPKPMTAAEGATHSHDARVKA, from the coding sequence ATGGAAACGACCATTCCCAAACATCGCATACCGGCCGACGGCCTGCGCCCCGACGTGGCTCTGCAGTTGGTGGAAGACGAGCTCATGCTCGACGGCAATGCCCGGCAAAATCTGGCAACCTTTTGTCAGACTTGGTTCGACGACGGAATCCACAAATTGATGGACCTGAGCATCGACAAAAACATGATCGACAAGGACGAGTATCCGGCGACGGCTGAAATCGAGAGTCGCTGCGTGCGACTGCTCGCTCATCTTTGGAACTCACCAGCCGCCGCGACGACGATCGGATGCTCGACCACCGGTTCGAGCGAAGCCGCGATGCTCGGCGGACTGGCCCTCAAATGGAAATGGCGCGAGCGGTGCGCACAGCTCGGAAAATCGAGCGATCGCCCGAACATCGTTACCGGGCCGGTGCAGGTCTGTTGGCACAAGTTCGCCCGCTATTTCGACGTTGAGCTGCGCGAAGTTCCGCTCGAGCGGGATCGCCTAATCATGACGCCCGAGGAAGTCCTCGCACGCGTCGATGAAAACTCGATCGGTGTCGTGCCGACCTTCGGCGTCACGTTTACCGGCCATTACGAGCCGGTCGCGCAAATTGCCGAGAGCCTCGACAACCTCCAACGCGAAACCGGGCTCGACATTCCCATTCACGTCGATGCGGCCTCCGGCGGATTCATCGCGCCCTTCGCGCAGCCCGAGATCGTCTGGGATTTTCGCTTGCCGCGCGTGCGTTCGATCAATACGTCGGGGCACAAATTCGGTTTGGCGCCGCTCGGCGTGGGATGGGTGATCTGGCGTGACGCAAGCGATCTGCCCGAGGGACTCGTCTTCCACGTCAACTACTTAGGCGGCGACATGCCCACGTTTGCCCTTAACTTCTCCCGTCCGGGGGGGCAGGTTGTTTGCCAATACTATTTGATGCTGCGCCTCGGCATGGACGGCTACCGCCGCATTCATCGCAATTGTTACGACGTGGCTCGGCATATCGCTCGCCGCATTGCGGCGCTGGGCCACTTCGAGGTCCTCTTTGACGGCGATAGCGGCAACGGAATCCCAGCGGTATCGTGGACGATGCGAGAAGATTCGCGCGCGGGATACTCGCTCTTCGATCTGTCCGATCGCTTACGCGCGCGCGGCTGGCAAGTGGCGGCCTACTCGATGGTTCCCAACATTGCCGACGTGGCCGTCATGCGCGTCCTCGTGCGACACGGCTTCAGCCTCGACTTTGCCGACGCATTGCTCGACGACATCCGCCGGTCGCTGGAGTATTTCAAGACGCATCCACTGCCCAAGCCCATGACCGCGGCGGAGGGCGCCACCCACAGTCATGACGCCCGGGTCAAAGCCTAG
- a CDS encoding FAD-binding oxidoreductase, producing MTSLSRGAFIGSSLGFSALAAAGIRSKARAAAAIVPVQIDAGRLIRTVVGLRPFRAAGFVLRAEPFGSKMLVHNYGHGGGGFSLSWGCATLAADLAAHRSPSRAAVLGCGVIGLTTARILQNRGWQVTIYASDLPPATTSNVAGAQWTPTTVFTSDGATPAFLDTFRKAARIANRAFQLMVGGAYGVGWIDNYALKPGSPDSTIPELDYARRVGIDDLYTDVEQVDATSLPFAGFKEVWRFGTMLIEPNTFLPAVERDFLLQGGRIVVRRFNSSTEITSLREPIVFNCTGLGSRALFNDSALEPVRGQLSILEPQPEINYTYLTGALYMFPRNDGIVLGGTFERGNWSTNIDLATQARIIAAHAALFRQNVKE from the coding sequence GTGACGAGCTTATCGCGCGGGGCTTTCATCGGGTCGTCGCTTGGATTTTCCGCCTTAGCGGCAGCGGGCATCCGGTCTAAAGCGCGCGCCGCCGCAGCGATCGTTCCGGTGCAGATCGACGCCGGACGCCTAATTCGCACCGTCGTCGGCCTGCGGCCGTTTCGCGCCGCGGGCTTCGTGCTTCGCGCCGAGCCCTTTGGCTCGAAGATGCTGGTGCACAACTACGGTCATGGCGGCGGTGGCTTTAGTCTCTCGTGGGGGTGCGCAACGTTAGCGGCCGACTTGGCGGCGCACCGTTCTCCGTCACGAGCGGCGGTGCTCGGATGCGGGGTGATCGGCTTGACGACCGCGCGCATTCTGCAAAACCGTGGATGGCAGGTGACCATCTATGCCTCCGATCTGCCGCCGGCAACCACCTCGAACGTCGCCGGCGCGCAATGGACCCCGACGACGGTCTTTACCAGCGACGGCGCGACCCCCGCATTTCTCGACACGTTCCGCAAGGCGGCGCGAATCGCGAATCGCGCGTTTCAGCTGATGGTTGGGGGCGCCTACGGTGTCGGCTGGATCGACAACTACGCGCTCAAACCTGGCAGCCCCGATTCGACGATTCCGGAACTCGATTACGCACGCCGAGTCGGCATCGACGATCTCTATACCGATGTCGAACAGGTAGACGCGACATCGCTGCCGTTTGCCGGCTTCAAAGAAGTTTGGCGGTTCGGCACAATGCTGATCGAACCAAACACGTTTCTGCCGGCAGTCGAGCGTGACTTTCTCCTCCAAGGAGGCCGGATTGTCGTGCGCAGATTCAACAGCTCGACGGAAATTACGTCGCTCCGCGAGCCGATCGTCTTCAACTGCACCGGCTTAGGATCGCGGGCGCTCTTCAATGACTCGGCGCTCGAGCCGGTTCGCGGTCAGCTTTCGATTCTCGAACCGCAGCCGGAGATCAACTACACCTATTTAACCGGAGCGCTCTACATGTTTCCCCGCAACGACGGAATCGTTCTCGGTGGAACTTTCGAACGCGGCAACTGGTCGACTAACATCGATCTCGCGACGCAAGCACGTATAATCGCCGCGCACGCGGCGCTCTTTCGTCAGAATGTAAAGGAGTGA
- a CDS encoding beta-lactamase family protein yields the protein MADTPATTAAGVAYIIPKGWSASTHGKVVVVSPPEGDAHIAIVDVGAAANADAAVAAAWKLYDPSMHRNLEIAQTSPSQNGWDAEREYQYTTSPNEHVMVVAVVVRHGAHWSALILEGSQATFEKRGGQASVLAESVHPASYTKESFAGRTAHRLDETRIAEIASFVKTGMAELDLPGVAIALVDHGRVVYEGGFGVRRLGDSAPVDARTLFMIASNTKGLTTLLLARLVDQGKLQWDEPVTQAYSSFRLGSDATTQAVEIRHLVCACTGVPRKDLDWLFNSNAQTPASSTFVQLANTVPTSKFGEVFQYSNLMASGAGYIAGHIEYPDEELGHAYDRAMQQLIFDPLGMNDTTFDMRKALAGNHASPHGNGSDGSLAVVDMGLNSLAIPFRPAGEAWSSAHDLIKYVEDELTEGVLPDGQRFISEKNVLARRVHNVQVSKDLYYGMGLMDDRTYGVSVIHHGGDLFGYHSDIVAIPSAQVGAVILTNSDLGSDLRDTFPRRLLEVLYDGKPLAAAELAAAATNDKAAIAKELKLMTIPADPAVVAQLAHRYTSPELGHIDVSSDAQGLVFDFGAWKSHIASRKNPDGTISLFTVDAGASGAEFVMTTSGGRRGLTIRDGQHAYHYMETSAQGQ from the coding sequence ATGGCGGATACTCCCGCGACAACCGCGGCGGGCGTTGCTTACATCATTCCGAAGGGCTGGTCCGCCAGTACGCACGGCAAGGTCGTCGTGGTGAGCCCGCCCGAAGGTGACGCGCACATCGCCATCGTCGACGTCGGCGCTGCGGCCAACGCCGATGCAGCCGTTGCCGCTGCATGGAAGCTGTACGACCCGTCGATGCATCGTAACCTCGAAATCGCCCAGACTTCACCGAGTCAAAACGGTTGGGACGCCGAACGCGAGTATCAGTATACGACATCCCCTAACGAACACGTGATGGTCGTCGCAGTGGTGGTTCGCCATGGCGCGCATTGGAGCGCACTGATTTTGGAAGGCTCGCAGGCGACGTTCGAAAAGCGCGGCGGACAGGCCAGCGTTCTCGCCGAGAGCGTGCATCCCGCGAGTTACACGAAAGAGTCGTTCGCAGGGCGAACCGCTCACCGCCTGGACGAGACGCGCATCGCGGAAATAGCGTCGTTTGTAAAGACGGGCATGGCGGAACTCGATCTTCCCGGGGTGGCAATCGCACTCGTCGATCACGGCAGAGTGGTCTACGAGGGCGGATTCGGCGTACGCCGGCTCGGCGATTCGGCGCCGGTCGATGCGCGAACGCTCTTTATGATCGCCTCGAATACGAAGGGACTGACCACATTGCTTCTCGCGCGGCTGGTAGATCAAGGGAAGCTGCAGTGGGACGAGCCGGTGACCCAGGCGTATTCCTCCTTCCGGCTCGGAAGTGACGCGACGACGCAGGCAGTGGAGATTCGCCATTTGGTTTGCGCGTGCACGGGCGTGCCGCGAAAAGACCTCGATTGGCTCTTCAACTCGAACGCGCAAACGCCGGCATCGTCGACGTTCGTTCAATTGGCGAACACGGTGCCGACCAGCAAATTCGGCGAAGTCTTTCAGTACAGCAACCTGATGGCCTCAGGCGCCGGGTACATCGCGGGGCACATCGAGTATCCTGACGAGGAGCTTGGGCATGCCTACGATCGGGCGATGCAGCAGCTGATTTTCGATCCGTTGGGCATGAACGATACGACCTTCGACATGCGTAAGGCGCTCGCAGGCAATCACGCGAGCCCCCATGGGAACGGCTCCGACGGCTCACTGGCGGTGGTCGATATGGGCCTCAATAGCCTGGCGATCCCATTCCGCCCAGCCGGAGAAGCGTGGTCGTCGGCGCACGATTTAATCAAATACGTCGAAGACGAACTGACCGAGGGCGTATTGCCCGATGGTCAGCGCTTCATCTCGGAAAAGAACGTGCTCGCGCGCCGAGTCCATAACGTGCAGGTGAGCAAAGATTTGTACTACGGCATGGGTTTGATGGATGACCGAACCTACGGTGTGTCGGTTATCCATCACGGCGGCGACCTCTTCGGCTATCACAGCGACATCGTGGCGATACCGTCGGCGCAGGTTGGTGCCGTTATTCTGACCAATTCCGATCTGGGCAGCGACCTACGCGACACCTTTCCGCGGCGATTGCTCGAAGTGCTCTACGACGGAAAACCGCTGGCAGCAGCAGAGCTTGCCGCGGCAGCAACGAACGACAAGGCCGCGATCGCCAAGGAACTCAAACTCATGACGATCCCTGCGGATCCGGCCGTGGTCGCGCAACTCGCGCATCGGTACACGAGCCCCGAGCTGGGTCACATTGACGTGAGCAGCGATGCACAAGGTCTCGTCTTCGACTTCGGTGCTTGGAAGAGCCACATAGCATCGCGAAAGAATCCCGACGGGACCATCTCGCTCTTTACCGTCGATGCGGGCGCTAGCGGAGCCGAGTTTGTAATGACGACAAGCGGCGGCCGGCGGGGCCTAACGATCCGCGACGGCCAGCACGCCTATCACTATATGGAGACATCGGCCCAGGGTCAGTGA
- a CDS encoding tetratricopeptide repeat protein, which yields MGRPSGTVTFLFSDIEGSTQRWERDSAAMSEALTRHDELVRHAIEAHGGFVFKVVGDAFCAAFATAPSALAAAVHAQRDLMAADFSSVNDLRVRMALHTGEAQERGGDYFGRAVNRVARLLGVGHGGQVLVSGTTADLLHDQLPGDLGLLDLGFHGLRDLESSEHVYQLLAPELHDVFPALRSLDRLPNNLPAQLTSLVGREQEVAEIDALLKRGSLVTVTGPGGAGKTRCAIAVGAEMLSGLPGGVWLIDLAPISNASLVAGTIARTLALREVPNRPLLETLVEYLSSQSLLLILDNCEHLIAEVRTVTAELLRRCSEIRVLATSREPLNVGGEYVFRLPSLSVDASVGLFLDRALAADSRFALTDENAESVAAIATRLDGMPLALELAAARIRVLSPAQIAQRLDDRFRILTGGDRSALPRRQTLRAAIDWSYELLENGERELFRRLAVFAGDFGLTAATDVCTIQGEMDEWSVLDSVTALVDKSLVVVEPQGEERRYRLLQSMREYGLEKLREAGEERVVAERHSRYYARFASSLFHLVDALEEERWRTLVGIELDNIRAAVESTIFQGHEPQVGLSLLADLEWAELITTVQEALRWYQTAAELAGAMPSALVHARLLRHLVLLEYRAGRPLAEGEDVALRSVEVARSSNDTNEIARALANLAGRYQRAGHFDEAQRALKEAWETPEPLSQAATKMLLRVGAVLDLQQGEIDSARRKFTELVPLEREGSEAHASALLNLAELDFAVGEFAAARVAARQAKEIYTRLQSVYLVLLLSNLAAYALAAGDLDDARANLREALHVQRKTGSGWLRNVLENHALLAALLRDHERAVALLGFTDAEYVARGEVRQHTERHGYATLMALLAEVYAADELRRRMNDGARLTGEQALAHAAAIHE from the coding sequence GTGGGCCGCCCGAGCGGAACGGTAACGTTTCTGTTCTCCGACATCGAAGGTAGCACGCAACGATGGGAACGCGATTCGGCTGCGATGTCGGAAGCGTTGACGCGCCACGACGAGCTGGTGCGCCATGCGATCGAGGCACACGGCGGTTTCGTTTTCAAAGTCGTCGGCGATGCATTTTGTGCCGCATTTGCAACCGCACCCAGCGCGCTGGCGGCCGCGGTGCACGCACAACGGGACCTGATGGCCGCCGATTTTTCGAGCGTCAACGATTTGCGGGTACGCATGGCGCTTCATACGGGCGAAGCGCAGGAACGCGGCGGCGATTATTTCGGCCGCGCCGTTAATCGCGTCGCGCGCCTGCTCGGGGTCGGACACGGCGGTCAAGTACTCGTCTCCGGTACGACGGCGGATCTGCTGCACGACCAGCTTCCGGGCGATCTTGGATTACTCGATCTCGGTTTCCACGGCCTGAGAGACCTGGAGAGTTCCGAGCACGTTTATCAGCTCCTCGCGCCGGAGCTTCACGACGTCTTTCCGGCGTTGCGGTCGCTCGATCGCCTTCCTAATAATCTGCCGGCGCAGCTCACGTCACTGGTCGGACGCGAGCAGGAAGTTGCAGAAATCGACGCGCTGTTGAAGCGCGGTTCGCTCGTTACGGTAACGGGGCCGGGCGGTGCGGGCAAAACGCGATGTGCAATTGCTGTGGGAGCAGAGATGCTGAGCGGCTTGCCGGGCGGCGTGTGGCTGATCGATCTTGCGCCGATTTCCAACGCTTCGCTGGTAGCAGGAACCATCGCTCGAACGCTCGCGCTGCGCGAAGTCCCGAATCGCCCGCTCTTGGAAACGCTCGTCGAGTATCTCTCTTCGCAGAGCCTACTGTTGATTCTCGACAACTGCGAACATCTGATCGCCGAAGTGCGCACCGTAACCGCGGAGCTCTTACGCCGCTGCTCCGAGATTCGCGTCTTAGCGACGAGCCGCGAACCGCTCAACGTTGGTGGCGAGTACGTTTTTCGCCTGCCGTCGCTCAGCGTCGACGCTTCGGTTGGACTCTTCCTCGATCGCGCACTCGCCGCCGATTCGCGCTTCGCCCTCACCGACGAGAACGCCGAATCAGTCGCGGCGATTGCAACGCGATTGGACGGTATGCCGCTCGCACTCGAACTCGCCGCCGCGCGCATCCGCGTGCTCTCCCCTGCACAGATCGCGCAGCGCCTCGACGACCGCTTCCGGATACTGACCGGGGGCGATCGTAGCGCGCTGCCGCGCCGGCAAACCCTGCGTGCCGCCATCGATTGGAGCTACGAGTTGCTGGAGAACGGCGAGCGCGAGCTTTTCCGACGGCTTGCGGTCTTTGCCGGGGATTTCGGCCTCACGGCGGCGACCGACGTTTGCACGATCCAGGGGGAAATGGACGAATGGAGCGTGCTGGATTCCGTCACCGCGCTGGTGGATAAATCGCTGGTCGTCGTCGAACCGCAGGGCGAGGAGCGACGCTATCGTCTGCTGCAGTCCATGCGCGAGTACGGCCTGGAAAAATTGCGCGAAGCCGGTGAAGAGCGAGTTGTCGCCGAGCGTCACTCGCGCTACTATGCGCGGTTCGCGTCGAGCCTCTTCCATCTCGTCGATGCGCTCGAAGAAGAGCGATGGCGAACGCTCGTTGGCATCGAGCTCGACAACATTCGCGCGGCGGTCGAATCGACGATCTTCCAAGGTCATGAGCCCCAGGTTGGGCTTTCGTTACTCGCCGATCTCGAATGGGCCGAACTCATAACCACCGTGCAAGAAGCGCTGCGTTGGTACCAGACTGCGGCAGAACTTGCCGGCGCCATGCCGAGCGCGCTGGTCCACGCGCGTCTGCTGCGCCATTTGGTGTTGCTCGAGTATCGGGCCGGACGTCCGCTCGCCGAAGGCGAAGACGTAGCGTTGCGCTCGGTCGAGGTCGCCCGCTCGAGCAACGATACAAATGAAATCGCTCGCGCGCTTGCCAATCTCGCGGGTCGCTACCAGCGAGCCGGACACTTCGATGAGGCACAGCGCGCGCTGAAGGAGGCCTGGGAAACGCCGGAGCCGCTTTCGCAAGCCGCGACCAAGATGCTGTTGCGAGTGGGGGCCGTGCTGGATCTCCAGCAGGGCGAGATCGATTCCGCGCGCCGAAAATTCACCGAGCTCGTGCCCTTGGAACGGGAGGGCAGCGAAGCACACGCGAGTGCGTTGCTCAACCTTGCCGAACTCGACTTTGCCGTCGGCGAATTTGCGGCTGCCCGCGTGGCTGCGCGCCAGGCAAAAGAAATTTACACGCGCCTCCAATCGGTCTATCTCGTGCTCCTGCTTTCGAATTTGGCGGCTTATGCACTTGCCGCCGGCGATCTCGACGATGCGCGGGCCAATCTTCGCGAGGCGCTGCACGTTCAGAGGAAGACCGGCTCGGGTTGGCTGCGGAACGTGCTGGAAAACCACGCGCTGCTAGCGGCGCTCCTGCGCGATCACGAACGGGCGGTAGCGCTCTTGGGTTTCACCGATGCGGAATACGTAGCGCGCGGCGAAGTGCGCCAACACACCGAACGCCACGGCTACGCGACGTTAATGGCGCTGCTGGCCGAGGTCTACGCCGCCGACGAGCTTCGCCGGCGAATGAACGATGGCGCTCGCTTGACCGGCGAGCAGGCGCTCGCGCACGCTGCGGCGATACACGAGTAG
- a CDS encoding aspartyl protease family protein codes for MNFLRFAVGALALAVLTGTAIARADSDMRVAQLVAASGQALGISSLASVSTLRFDATVSAVGLHGRTTQYLDLRNGRFAESTDLGSFIQLDGYDGRVAWSGDGTHLVWNAGGDSDRASEINQAYLLSYALWKPQASGAAVAWLGTKSAGGRSYDALSITPVGSKVPFELWFDRTTHLPARANFVNGFTTSTLTFSQYRRTNGLNVAYAVHVDSSDGNNADTAITRVTFDPPGAQVALARPQTHPTDFSMENGKASTTIPIELEDNHVYLNVMLNGKGPYRFIFDTGGANIVDPAVAKEIGAVGSGSAQGSGVGSQTESFSFAHVSKLQVGDATLTDQFFGVVPTRMGFGVSAGRPVDGLIGWEVLARYITTFDYANRQVVLSMPGTAQGPPNGHVVPFVLDGTQPQVACTVDGIPAECTIDTGARNTISFMTPFVTANPQIMPATVTAAGINGFGIGGPSIGKLGRVQTIGIDDLQLNGLIADYSTQTAGAFAAPFVAANIGGNLLRRFTVTFDYGRETMTLVPNADFAQADAYERSGLFLIKRANGVMVLDSRPGTPAAAAGIVRGDTIDAVNGSPASAMQLSDIRNLFAQPAGTVVTLQLTGKDGTKRTVKVTLRDYV; via the coding sequence ATGAACTTCTTGCGTTTTGCGGTCGGCGCTCTCGCCCTTGCGGTGCTGACTGGTACGGCCATCGCGCGGGCCGACTCGGACATGCGCGTCGCGCAACTCGTCGCAGCCTCCGGACAGGCCCTTGGGATCTCATCGCTTGCATCGGTGAGCACGCTGCGTTTCGATGCCACGGTTTCCGCGGTCGGGCTGCACGGGCGGACAACCCAGTACCTCGACCTCCGCAATGGGCGGTTCGCCGAATCGACCGACCTGGGGTCGTTCATTCAACTCGATGGCTACGACGGACGCGTCGCTTGGAGCGGTGACGGCACGCATCTGGTCTGGAACGCCGGCGGCGACAGCGACCGCGCCTCGGAGATCAATCAGGCATACCTCCTCAGCTATGCACTGTGGAAGCCGCAGGCCAGCGGTGCAGCAGTCGCATGGCTGGGCACCAAGAGTGCCGGCGGCCGCAGTTACGATGCCCTGAGCATCACGCCGGTCGGGTCGAAGGTACCCTTCGAGCTCTGGTTCGATCGAACGACCCACTTGCCGGCGCGAGCAAACTTCGTCAACGGTTTCACGACGTCAACTTTGACGTTCTCGCAGTATCGACGCACGAACGGACTCAACGTCGCTTATGCCGTGCACGTCGATTCGAGCGACGGCAACAATGCCGATACGGCAATCACCCGCGTCACGTTCGATCCGCCGGGTGCGCAAGTCGCATTGGCGCGGCCTCAAACGCATCCGACCGACTTTTCCATGGAGAACGGCAAGGCATCGACGACGATCCCGATCGAGCTGGAAGATAATCACGTATATCTCAACGTCATGCTCAACGGTAAAGGGCCGTATCGTTTTATCTTCGATACCGGCGGAGCGAACATCGTCGATCCGGCGGTGGCCAAAGAGATCGGCGCGGTGGGCAGTGGCTCGGCGCAGGGCAGTGGCGTAGGCTCGCAAACCGAATCGTTCAGCTTCGCCCACGTTTCAAAACTTCAAGTCGGAGACGCAACGCTCACCGATCAATTTTTTGGGGTGGTACCGACGCGCATGGGCTTCGGAGTTTCGGCGGGACGGCCGGTCGACGGATTGATCGGCTGGGAAGTTCTCGCGCGATACATTACGACGTTCGACTACGCGAATCGACAAGTGGTGTTGAGCATGCCCGGAACGGCGCAAGGGCCCCCGAACGGGCACGTGGTACCATTCGTGCTTGACGGCACCCAACCGCAAGTCGCATGCACCGTCGACGGCATTCCTGCCGAGTGCACGATCGATACCGGAGCGCGCAATACGATCAGCTTCATGACGCCGTTCGTCACCGCGAATCCTCAGATTATGCCGGCGACGGTTACGGCGGCCGGCATCAATGGGTTCGGTATCGGCGGCCCATCCATCGGCAAGCTCGGGCGGGTGCAAACCATCGGGATTGACGATCTGCAGTTGAACGGCTTGATTGCGGACTACTCGACGCAAACCGCGGGTGCGTTCGCCGCGCCTTTCGTCGCCGCCAACATCGGCGGGAATCTGTTGCGGCGCTTCACCGTAACCTTCGACTACGGCCGCGAAACCATGACGCTCGTTCCGAACGCCGACTTTGCCCAAGCGGATGCCTACGAGCGCTCGGGCCTCTTTCTCATCAAACGGGCGAACGGTGTGATGGTGCTCGATTCGCGCCCCGGCACGCCGGCAGCGGCGGCGGGAATCGTGCGAGGCGATACGATCGATGCGGTCAACGGCTCACCCGCGAGCGCCATGCAGCTCTCTGATATCCGCAACCTCTTCGCTCAACCGGCGGGAACCGTCGTGACCTTGCAGCTTACGGGAAAAGATGGAACGAAGCGTACCGTTAAGGTCACCTTACGCGACTACGTGTAA